From a single Macrobrachium rosenbergii isolate ZJJX-2024 chromosome 7, ASM4041242v1, whole genome shotgun sequence genomic region:
- the LOC136840449 gene encoding uncharacterized protein has protein sequence MAHLGNIAAYDKSEDFEDYVERFDQFCLANDITEEDKKRAVFLSAVGAPTYGLLKTLLAPNKPSSRTYRELTELLKNHLHPKPILIAERFKFYNRKQRPGESITEYATEQRKLAETCQFGAFQEEVLRDLFVIGLANRSAQRKLLSEQELDLKKAFSIALSQEMADETSRRFRVKLRR, from the coding sequence ATGGCGCATTTGGGTAATATAGCAGCATATGACAAATCCGAGGACTTTGAAGATTATGTCGAAAGGTTTGATCAGTTCTGCTTAGCAAATGACATAACAGAGGAAGATAAGAAACGGGCAGTTTTCTTGAGTGCCGTTGGCGCTCCTACATATGGACTTCTGAAAACATTGCTTGCCCCTAATAAGCCCTCATCAAGGACTTATCGAGAACTTACTGAGCTTTTGAAAAATCACCTCCACCCAAAACCCATCCTGATAGCTGAACGTTTCAAGTTTTACAATAGGAAGCAACGTCCAGGAGAATCCATCACTGAGTATGCAACGGAGCAACGGAAATTGGCGGAAACATGTCAGTTTGGTGCTTTTCAAGAGGAAGTTTTAAGAGACTTGTTTGTTATTGGATTGGCCAACCGCTCGGCACAGAGGAAACTATTAAGTGAACAGGAGCTTGACTTAAAGAAAGCATTTTCGATTGCGCTAAGTCAGGAAATGGCGGATGAAACGTCACGAAGATTCAGGGTCAAActcaggaggtaa